The nucleotide window TGTGTCCGCTGGGCGGCGCCCTGTTTGACGGCTTCAGCCGCGGACCCTTTGCCGAGCTGGTGTGTCACTGCCTGCTGCTGGAGACCGATCGCCACGGTCTGATCCTGGTGGATACCGGCCTTGGCGTGCAGGATATGCGGCATCCTGCGCGCCGGCTTTCCGGTTTTTTCCGCCTGCTGAATAATATTCGCTACCGCGAACAGCTCTCTGCGCTGGCGCAGATTCAGCTGCTGGGTTTTCGCGCTGAAGATGTGCGCCACATCATTCTTACCCACCTCGATTTCGATCACGCCGGCGGCATCAGTGATTTTCCGGGCGCAAAAATTCATCTGCTGCAGCAGGAGCTGGATAGCGTGACCCGCAGCCGTGAACATCACTGGCTGGCGCGGCAGCGCTTTCGTCCGCAGCAGTGGACGGCGCACGACGGCTGGCGTGGTTATGCCAGCAGCGGGGAGCACTGGCTGGGCTTTGATGCGGTGAAGGCAATAGACGATCTCAGTGACGAGATACTGCTGATCCCGCTGCCGGGGCACACCGCAGGTCACGCCGGGGTGGCGATTCGTCATCAGGGCGGCTGGCTGCTGCACGGCGGCGATGCCTGGTTCTATCGCGGTGAAATGCATCACCCGGAACGCCACTGTACGCCGGGCCTGCGCGCCTATCAGCGCCTGATGTGCAGCGATCGCGCCGCCTGGCAGACTAACCAGCAGCGGCTGCGGGCGCTATCGCTGGCGCACCCGCATGACGTGCAGCTGTTTTGCAGCCATGATGCGCGCGAGCTGGAAAAATTTCGCCAGCACGCGTAGTTATTTTGCCAGCCGGGCACGCATGACCCTTTATCTTTACTAATATTTCTCAGACGTAAGAAGCGATGCCGTGCCGATTCGCGATCGTGTGAGCAAACTATTAGGGAGAGTGCGATGTACCATACCTCAGGAAGGGCGGTAGTCGGCGTGACGCTGTTTACGCTGCTAGAGCCGCTGCCGCTGGGCTTTTTTGTGGCCGCCTGGCTGTTCGACATTATCTATATGCAAACCTTTATCGTCATGTGGACCAAAGCCGCCAGCTGGCTGATTGTGCTGGGTCTGCTGCTGGCGATTATTCCGCGCATTATCAGCCTGATTTATCTGTTCCGCGGCGCCAGGCCGGCTGAGAAAACCCATTTCTGGCTTGCGCTGATCGCCACCGGCGTGGCGATCGTCAACGCCTTTATCCATAGCCGCGACGCCTATGCGGTGGTGCCGATGGGCGTGACGCTCTCAACCATCGTGGTGCTGCTGCTGTTGGCCGCCAATCTTCAGCTGGCGCTGCGGGAACGTCACTTGCAGGGAGCACGCCCATGAAACGTCATCTGATCGGTGCCCTGAGCCTGGCCACGCTGCTGAGCGCCTGCGATAACGGCGCTACGCTCGATCCGCAGCGCCAGACCGGGCCGAATCCGGAATTGCCTCAGGCACAGAATTTCTTTATGCCGCCCATGCAGGTGCCGGAAGGCACGCCGTGGAAAGCCGGTGAAACGCCTAAGGTGGCAGAGGGCCTGAAGATTGAGAAGATCGCGGCAAACCTGATGCATCCGCGTCAGCTCTATGTGTTGCCAAACGGCGATGTACTGGTGGCCGAAGCCAACGGCGTGAAAAACCCGGTGACGGCACCCAAAGAGCTGATCATGAGCCTGGTGCAGAAGTCCTCCGGCAAAGGCGGCAAGGGCGGTAACCGTATTACGCTGCTGCGCAACGTCGACGGCAAGTGGGAGCAGCACACCTTTATTGAAAACCTCAATGCGCCGTTTGGTATGCAGCTGATAGGCAATACACTGTACGTTGCCAATGCCGACAGCCTGGTGAAATTCCCCTATCAGACCGGCGAAACGGCGATTCGCACACCGCCGCAGGAGGTCACGGAATTGCCGGGCCGCGATCTGAATCACCACTGGACCAAATCGCTGCTTGCCAGCCCGGATGGCAGCAAGCTCTACGTGGGGGTCGGTTCCAACAGTAACATCACGGAAAACGGCATGGGTGAAGAGATGGGCCGCGCGGCGGTGTGGGAAGTGGACACCGCCACCGGAGCCAGCCGCATCTATGCCAGCGGCATCCGTAACCCGACCGGGCTGCAGTGGGAACCGCAAAGCGGCAAGCTGTGGGCGGTGGCCAACGAACGCGATGAGATTGGCTCCGATCTGGTGCCGGATTATCTGACGTCGGTGCAGGAGAATGGCTTCTACGGCTGGCCCTACAGCTATTTTGGTCAGCACGTTGATACGCGGGCGCAGCCGCAGCGGCCCGATCTGGTGGCGAAAGCCATCAAGCCGGACTACGCGCTGAGCTCGCACGTGGCGCCGCTGGGGCTGCTGTTCTACACGGCGGATGCGATGCCGCAGTACCGCGGCGGGGCGTTTATCAGCGAACACGGCAGCTGGAACCGGACGCCGCTCAACGGTTATAAAGTGGTCTGGGTGAAATTTGAAAACGGTAAGCCGGTGGGGCAACCACAGCCGGTGGTGACCGGATTCCTGACCGACGATCAGAAACAGGTGCGTGGGTTGCCGGTCGGGCTGGCAACGGATAAGCAGGGCGGCGTGTTGATTGCCGATGATGCGGGTAACGCTATCTGGCGCGTTACAGCAGCGCGCTGATCTTCGGGTAGAAATAAAAAAGGATTTGGCGGTCGCCAAATCCTTTTTTTTATGTCCGCGTTGCGGCGGGTAACCGCGTGGCGAACGGGGTGCTCAGCACTCCTCACAAAACGAATGATAAAATGTGCAGCGAAAGATTTCAAGTTTCGCTAAAATACTGTATGGTTATACAGGTGTTGGGTGCGGGTTTTAGCCTCATTGTTTTCTGATGACTCTCAGGGGCGCGGATAGTCAAATCCCGGCAGGTTTCAGGTGGTGCTGGCCTGTGGCTTTTACAATGAGTGCCGCTCAGCGCTCCTCACAGATGTGCTTAGGCGGTCGGCGGGTAGAGTCAGGGCCCCGGCCGCTGAACAGCGCGCTCCTGCAGAGGAGAAGGAAAGTGATGGAACTTGTTCGGTTACTCCTGGATCTGATCCGGGTGATCCTGCAAATCATCGTTGCCCTTTTGCAACTGACCGGTCAGGCGCACTGATCGGAACTTGAAACAAGGCGGAGCTCACCCCTCCGCCTTTTTTCGCGTCTGCGTCTGCATGGCCTGTTGCAGCGCCTGCAGAAACACCGTGACGCGCGCCGGCAGATGGCGGGTTGTCGGGAAGAGCGCCCAGACGCCCAGCATCTGCGGCTGCGCGTCAGCCAGCGTAATGGCGACCAGCTCGCCGGAAGCCAGCTCCTCCCGCACATCCCATTCGGAGAGCTGGGCAATGCCGCAGCCGGCCACGCACAGCGTGCGCACACCTTCCACATCACTGCCGCTGAAGCGGCCGTCCACGCTCAGGCTGGAGATATGCCCCTCTATCAGAAAACTCCACTGCACCACGCTGGAGAGGCGCAAACAGTTATGCTGATGCAGCTCGCTCAGGGTACGCGGCGTGCCGGCCCGCGCCAGATAGCCGGGTGAGGCGCAGAGTACGCGCGGGTTATCGGCCAGCCGGTGCGCCACCAGCCGGGAGTCGCG belongs to Candidatus Pantoea soli and includes:
- a CDS encoding LysR family transcriptional regulator, yielding MNLKDIELFLMVSQTRSLTQAARRLGTTPMTVSRRLASLEEDLGVRLLHRTTRAIALTDEGEEFLPYARTLAETGESARGLFSPDKTGATGQLRLTAPTGFGRRTVLPLLPGLMEHNPGLRIEFQLSDNLTDIVGLGFDVAIRIAPLRDSRLVAHRLADNPRVLCASPGYLARAGTPRTLSELHQHNCLRLSSVVQWSFLIEGHISSLSVDGRFSGSDVEGVRTLCVAGCGIAQLSEWDVREELASGELVAITLADAQPQMLGVWALFPTTRHLPARVTVFLQALQQAMQTQTRKKAEG
- a CDS encoding PQQ-dependent sugar dehydrogenase, producing MKRHLIGALSLATLLSACDNGATLDPQRQTGPNPELPQAQNFFMPPMQVPEGTPWKAGETPKVAEGLKIEKIAANLMHPRQLYVLPNGDVLVAEANGVKNPVTAPKELIMSLVQKSSGKGGKGGNRITLLRNVDGKWEQHTFIENLNAPFGMQLIGNTLYVANADSLVKFPYQTGETAIRTPPQEVTELPGRDLNHHWTKSLLASPDGSKLYVGVGSNSNITENGMGEEMGRAAVWEVDTATGASRIYASGIRNPTGLQWEPQSGKLWAVANERDEIGSDLVPDYLTSVQENGFYGWPYSYFGQHVDTRAQPQRPDLVAKAIKPDYALSSHVAPLGLLFYTADAMPQYRGGAFISEHGSWNRTPLNGYKVVWVKFENGKPVGQPQPVVTGFLTDDQKQVRGLPVGLATDKQGGVLIADDAGNAIWRVTAAR
- a CDS encoding DUF2231 domain-containing protein, with protein sequence MYHTSGRAVVGVTLFTLLEPLPLGFFVAAWLFDIIYMQTFIVMWTKAASWLIVLGLLLAIIPRIISLIYLFRGARPAEKTHFWLALIATGVAIVNAFIHSRDAYAVVPMGVTLSTIVVLLLLAANLQLALRERHLQGARP
- a CDS encoding MBL fold metallo-hydrolase, producing the protein MRIHHLNCGCMCPLGGALFDGFSRGPFAELVCHCLLLETDRHGLILVDTGLGVQDMRHPARRLSGFFRLLNNIRYREQLSALAQIQLLGFRAEDVRHIILTHLDFDHAGGISDFPGAKIHLLQQELDSVTRSREHHWLARQRFRPQQWTAHDGWRGYASSGEHWLGFDAVKAIDDLSDEILLIPLPGHTAGHAGVAIRHQGGWLLHGGDAWFYRGEMHHPERHCTPGLRAYQRLMCSDRAAWQTNQQRLRALSLAHPHDVQLFCSHDARELEKFRQHA